In Dyadobacter subterraneus, a single genomic region encodes these proteins:
- a CDS encoding VOC family protein, translating into MTKKNLIILALAASFCFGFAFNSILAGANKKEPEVRRVTGIGGIFFKCKDPKKIKEWYRTHLGLDTDPYGAKFVWRQESDSTNQGYTLWTPFPEKTKYFEPSTKDFMINYRVENIEMLVEELKKEGVTVLDSIETYDYGKFVHIVDIEGNKIELFEAGKE; encoded by the coding sequence ATGACAAAGAAGAACTTAATCATTTTGGCACTGGCGGCATCATTCTGTTTTGGTTTCGCATTCAATTCTATTTTGGCTGGAGCAAATAAAAAGGAACCGGAGGTGAGACGGGTTACAGGAATTGGCGGCATCTTTTTTAAATGCAAGGATCCAAAAAAAATCAAGGAATGGTATAGAACACATCTTGGCCTGGACACTGACCCTTACGGAGCAAAGTTTGTCTGGCGACAAGAATCAGATTCCACAAATCAAGGTTATACCTTATGGACTCCCTTTCCTGAAAAGACCAAATATTTTGAGCCTTCTACAAAGGATTTCATGATTAATTACCGGGTTGAAAACATCGAAATGCTGGTAGAAGAGCTAAAAAAGGAAGGCGTAACGGTTTTGGATTCAATAGAAACCTATGACTATGGAAAATTCGTTCACATCGTTGATATAGAAGGCAACAAAATTGAATTGTTTGAAGCTGGTAAGGAATAG